A stretch of the Chroococcidiopsis sp. SAG 2025 genome encodes the following:
- a CDS encoding transposase — protein MTQSLSVSCKLEVPEKMRPCMTRTFEEFANACNQILAVAKTEDCWNTTKLHHLTYYAVKSSTGLKANHVCQAIRRVIDNSKATRKIKKFRPTSVSLDARTFVFYEDEWKVGVTLISGRVNFNLSIGNYQRALLKGQTPTSAVLVQHNDGSYYINIVVELPSEPTGKTPKVIGIDLGRRDIATTSTNKAWNGSQLQAVRDRYSRVRSNVQRKRTRSSRKLLRRLSGRERRFQRHINHVISKELVTEAKILGAALAFEDLANIRESLNKKPRNKQERRRTNNWAFYSLRLYTQYKATIAGVPIVFVPAAYTSKTCSRCHAIGDRNGKKFSCKRCGLEHIDSDYNAALNIAALGVSVNTPEIRGIACQLEGQLSLLPIGGEILDKAPA, from the coding sequence ATGACTCAATCTCTGTCTGTATCTTGCAAGCTTGAAGTCCCCGAAAAGATGCGCCCATGTATGACGCGCACCTTTGAGGAATTTGCTAATGCCTGTAATCAAATACTGGCAGTAGCGAAAACCGAAGATTGTTGGAATACGACTAAGTTGCACCACCTGACGTATTATGCGGTTAAATCTAGCACTGGCTTGAAAGCTAACCATGTCTGTCAAGCTATTCGTCGGGTAATTGACAACAGTAAGGCGACTCGCAAGATTAAGAAGTTCCGCCCTACTAGCGTCTCTTTGGATGCTAGAACCTTTGTCTTCTACGAAGACGAGTGGAAAGTGGGAGTTACTTTGATTTCTGGTCGGGTTAATTTCAACTTGTCGATCGGTAATTACCAAAGAGCCTTGCTCAAGGGACAGACTCCTACGAGTGCGGTATTGGTTCAACACAATGACGGTAGTTACTACATCAATATAGTTGTGGAGTTGCCGAGTGAGCCAACGGGTAAAACACCAAAGGTAATCGGTATTGACTTGGGCAGACGGGACATTGCTACTACCAGCACCAACAAGGCTTGGAATGGCAGTCAATTGCAAGCAGTTAGAGATAGGTACAGCAGAGTAAGAAGCAACGTTCAACGCAAACGCACGCGCAGTTCCAGAAAACTGTTGCGAAGGCTCTCTGGCAGAGAACGTAGGTTTCAGAGACATATCAATCACGTTATTAGTAAAGAGTTGGTAACGGAAGCTAAAATCTTGGGTGCGGCATTGGCTTTTGAAGACTTGGCAAACATCCGAGAAAGCTTGAACAAAAAGCCGAGAAACAAACAGGAGCGTCGTAGGACGAATAACTGGGCTTTCTACAGCCTTCGTTTGTATACCCAGTACAAAGCTACTATTGCCGGAGTGCCTATTGTTTTTGTTCCCGCCGCTTATACGAGTAAGACCTGCTCCCGATGTCACGCCATTGGCGACAGAAACGGCAAGAAATTTAGCTGTAAGCGGTGTGGTTTGGAGCATATAGATTCAGACTACAATGCGGCACTAAATATTGCTGCTCTTGGGGTGTCAGTAAATACGCCCGAAATTCGAGGGATTGCTTGCCAGTTGGAAGGACAGCTATCGTTGTTGCCTATTGGCGGTGAGATCTTGGATAAAGCTCCCGCTTGA
- a CDS encoding DUF928 domain-containing protein — MSCAVLSCTQVQAQPVNFLLTGQNPTLNLSRKLNGSLTFAAPPPPPDIGEPGQRSEAGSRGCENVARQLPTDPQKQQLTAIVPMYSDSALVLGTTIDAAPTFWFYASYVAPAPAKFVLRDKDGELVYQTDVVLPQTPGIISLSLPKTAPPLLVGQQYRWFLKIYCREHEPPAFVDGWIQINALDPALKSQLEKAMPRDRVALYAANGLWFDALSAAAQLRRRNSKDPAWAELLQVVGLNELATEPIVDCCTPR, encoded by the coding sequence ATGAGTTGTGCAGTCCTTAGCTGCACGCAAGTGCAAGCACAGCCTGTAAACTTTCTACTGACTGGGCAAAACCCGACTCTAAACCTCAGTAGAAAACTAAATGGCTCGTTGACTTTTGCTGCACCACCTCCGCCACCAGACATCGGGGAACCAGGTCAGCGATCGGAAGCAGGAAGCCGTGGTTGCGAGAATGTAGCTCGACAGCTGCCGACCGATCCCCAAAAACAGCAGCTCACAGCAATAGTACCAATGTATTCTGATTCGGCATTAGTTTTAGGCACGACAATTGATGCTGCTCCTACTTTTTGGTTCTACGCTTCTTATGTAGCACCCGCTCCAGCTAAGTTTGTATTGCGGGACAAGGATGGTGAGTTAGTTTATCAAACTGATGTCGTGTTGCCCCAAACACCAGGAATTATCAGTCTCTCCCTTCCGAAAACAGCACCGCCGCTTTTGGTCGGTCAGCAATATCGTTGGTTTTTAAAGATTTACTGTAGGGAGCATGAGCCACCTGCTTTTGTGGATGGGTGGATTCAAATAAATGCACTCGACCCCGCCCTCAAGAGTCAATTGGAGAAAGCTATGCCACGCGATCGCGTTGCTCTTTATGCAGCTAATGGTCTTTGGTTTGATGCTCTGAGTGCTGCAGCCCAACTGCGCCGTCGCAATTCAAAAGATCCTGCTTGGGCAGAGCTTTTGCAAGTGGTTGGGTTGAACGAGCTGGCAACCGAACCAATTGTAGATTGCTGTACTCCTCGGTGA
- a CDS encoding four helix bundle protein: protein MEKQPVRSHKDLRVYQTAFDGAMQIFELSKKFPVEEKYSLTDQIRRSSRSVCANMAEAWRKRRYEAAFIAKLIDSEAEAAETQTWIEFAVKCNYLDVEVGRELYGTYNQVIGSLVNMTNNPTPWLMKH, encoded by the coding sequence ATGGAAAAGCAACCAGTTAGAAGTCACAAAGATTTAAGAGTGTATCAAACGGCTTTCGATGGAGCTATGCAGATCTTTGAGTTATCTAAAAAGTTTCCTGTAGAGGAAAAGTATTCGCTAACTGACCAGATTCGTCGGTCTTCACGTTCTGTTTGTGCAAATATGGCTGAGGCTTGGCGAAAACGGCGTTACGAGGCTGCTTTTATTGCTAAGCTGATTGACTCTGAAGCAGAAGCTGCTGAAACGCAAACTTGGATCGAGTTTGCTGTTAAGTGCAACTACTTAGATGTTGAAGTGGGTAGAGAACTTTATGGAACTTATAACCAAGTTATAGGCAGCTTAGTCAACATGACTAATAACCCAACACCTTGGCTAATGAAACACTAG
- a CDS encoding CHAT domain-containing protein — MARKKSRLRRIKRLLSILLLLAMFLGAGLLPPTYAFMTAETPITQGLTDIQKLVEQGKKFYEAERFAQAAATWQQAVAAFKASGDELGQAMTLGNLSLAYQQLGQWTQAESAIASSLKLLGYPEKDREAEGQRGRGEIPIQNLEILAQVLDIQGRLQLAQSKAEAALNTWRGAAEIYTKIGDRNAIIRNQINQAQALQALGLYRQAQKTLDESTELLQKQPDSLLKVTGLRSLGNVLRVTGNLEKSQQTLQQSLKIASELSDSQAIADVLLSLGNTARAERDTQAAIGYYQQAANATNSPITRINAQTNQLRLLLGTQQIGAVKALLPQIQTQMSDLPLSRTAIYARINLAESLMQFNQKIATDSPSWLDIAQILSTTVQQAKSLQDGRTQSYALGVLGHLYEQTQQWSDAQNLTQQALFLAQTIDARDIAYRWEWQLGRLLKARGDILGAIAAYDRAVKSLQSLRYDLVAIAPDVQFDFRDRVEPVYRQLVGLLLQPQENPTSQANLQKARETIESLQLAELDNFFREACLDTVSQIDRVIDQKDQTAAAIYPIILPDRLEVILKLPQKPVLHYTAAVAQPQVEKTLDALRQNLIEPDTPIEAKSLSQQIYNWLIQPAANDLAQSQIKTLVFVLDGALRNVPMAALYDGKQYLIEKYGIAIAPGLQLINPQPLQEEKLEAIAAGLSQPRQGFSALPNVKLELAAIRTEIPSNVLLNNEFTSTALQNQINSLPFPVVHLATHGQFSSKAEETFIVAWDKRIYVNELDNLVRNREQNRPDAVELLVLSACETAAGDKRAALGIAGVAVRAGARSTVASLWSLNDESTAALMSEFYRELADRSLTKAEALRRAQLSLLQNPKYQRPLFWAPYVLLGNWL, encoded by the coding sequence ATGGCAAGAAAAAAATCTAGACTACGGAGAATCAAACGCCTCTTAAGCATACTGCTGCTTTTGGCTATGTTCTTGGGCGCGGGGTTATTACCTCCCACCTACGCCTTCATGACTGCGGAAACCCCTATTACACAAGGCTTAACCGACATCCAAAAGTTGGTGGAACAGGGAAAAAAATTCTATGAAGCCGAACGGTTTGCTCAAGCGGCTGCGACATGGCAACAAGCAGTAGCTGCATTCAAAGCTAGTGGCGATGAATTGGGACAAGCCATGACACTGGGCAATTTATCATTAGCTTATCAGCAACTCGGACAGTGGACGCAGGCAGAAAGCGCGATCGCCTCTAGTTTAAAATTATTGGGATATCCCGAAAAGGACAGAGAGGCAGAGGGGCAGAGGGGCAGAGGGGAAATTCCAATTCAAAATTTAGAGATTCTGGCTCAAGTTTTAGATATCCAAGGTCGCTTGCAACTGGCTCAAAGCAAAGCTGAAGCTGCCCTAAATACTTGGCGAGGAGCTGCTGAAATTTATACAAAAATAGGCGATCGCAACGCAATTATTCGTAATCAAATTAATCAAGCACAGGCTTTGCAAGCATTGGGGCTTTATCGTCAAGCCCAAAAGACGCTAGATGAGAGTACCGAGCTTTTGCAAAAACAACCAGACTCGCTGCTGAAGGTGACAGGACTGCGTAGCCTTGGTAACGTCCTACGTGTCACGGGCAATCTAGAAAAATCTCAACAAACATTGCAACAGAGCCTAAAAATAGCTTCCGAGTTGTCAGATTCTCAAGCGATCGCCGACGTTCTACTGAGTTTAGGCAATACAGCCCGCGCCGAGCGGGATACTCAAGCAGCGATAGGTTACTATCAACAAGCTGCTAATGCTACCAACTCACCAATTACTCGGATCAACGCGCAAACCAATCAACTGAGACTGCTGCTAGGAACTCAACAAATTGGTGCTGTTAAGGCATTATTGCCCCAAATTCAAACTCAAATGAGCGACTTGCCCCTTAGCCGGACGGCAATCTATGCCAGAATCAACCTAGCTGAAAGCTTAATGCAATTCAATCAAAAGATCGCCACAGATAGCCCCTCATGGCTGGATATTGCTCAAATCCTGTCAACTACCGTACAGCAGGCAAAAAGCTTGCAAGATGGGCGCACCCAGTCTTACGCTCTTGGTGTCTTGGGGCATCTATACGAACAAACCCAACAGTGGTCTGATGCCCAAAACCTGACCCAACAAGCCCTATTTCTCGCTCAAACTATTGATGCTAGGGATATCGCCTATCGTTGGGAATGGCAGCTAGGGCGTTTGCTCAAAGCTAGAGGAGATATTCTAGGAGCGATCGCGGCATATGATCGAGCCGTCAAGTCCCTCCAGTCTCTGCGCTACGATCTAGTGGCGATCGCTCCTGACGTGCAGTTCGACTTTCGCGATCGAGTGGAACCAGTTTATCGACAACTCGTCGGATTGCTGTTGCAGCCGCAGGAAAACCCAACCAGTCAAGCAAATCTTCAAAAAGCCCGCGAAACCATTGAATCTCTGCAATTAGCAGAATTGGATAACTTCTTTCGAGAAGCCTGTTTGGATACTGTGTCTCAGATCGATCGAGTTATCGACCAAAAAGACCAAACAGCCGCAGCTATCTATCCAATTATTCTACCCGACCGACTAGAGGTTATTCTCAAGTTGCCTCAAAAGCCCGTGCTGCACTACACGGCTGCTGTGGCTCAACCTCAAGTGGAAAAGACATTGGATGCACTTAGGCAAAACCTCATAGAACCCGATACGCCGATCGAAGCTAAGTCCTTATCCCAACAAATCTATAACTGGTTAATTCAACCAGCCGCCAATGACTTAGCCCAAAGTCAAATCAAAACACTAGTATTCGTGCTAGATGGTGCCTTGCGGAATGTCCCGATGGCGGCTCTTTACGACGGTAAACAGTATCTAATTGAAAAATATGGCATTGCGATCGCTCCTGGGCTGCAACTGATTAATCCTCAACCATTGCAAGAGGAAAAATTAGAGGCAATAGCCGCCGGATTGTCTCAACCACGTCAAGGATTTTCTGCCTTACCCAACGTCAAGTTGGAACTAGCAGCAATTCGTACAGAAATACCGAGTAACGTCCTGCTGAACAACGAATTTACCAGCACGGCTCTGCAAAACCAAATTAATTCTCTGCCTTTTCCTGTCGTTCATCTAGCAACGCACGGACAGTTCAGTTCCAAGGCGGAGGAGACATTTATTGTCGCTTGGGATAAGCGCATATACGTCAATGAGCTGGATAACTTAGTCCGAAATCGAGAGCAAAACAGACCTGATGCCGTTGAATTGCTCGTCTTGAGTGCCTGTGAAACGGCTGCCGGAGATAAGCGGGCTGCCTTGGGAATTGCTGGTGTAGCTGTACGGGCGGGGGCGCGTAGTACAGTTGCTTCCTTATGGAGTTTAAACGACGAGTCCACCGCAGCGCTCATGAGTGAATTCTACCGAGAGTTAGCAGATCGATCGCTAACTAAAGCCGAAGCACTTCGTCGCGCCCAATTGTCCCTTTTACAAAATCCTAAATATCAACGTCCCCTGTTCTGGGCACCCTACGTTTTATTGGGGAATTGGCTGTAG
- a CDS encoding S-layer family protein yields MNISWRSWSWHLGLASFLTTGGAIAAGENCAYAQITPDTTLGSENSTVTSTGTVDAIDGGATRGANLFHSFQEFNVGEGRAAYFNNPAGIENILTRVTGANPSNIFGTLGVSGGSANLFLINPRGIIFGANARLDVGGSFVGTTANAIGFGDRGFFSASNPETASSLLTVNPSALLFNQIKTASIENNSVAPSGLNPSSQFTAGGLRVPDGKNLLLVGGDINMNGGGLYAFGGRVELGGLAGAGTVGLNGDGNNLSLSFPNNVERSNVFLSNGTRVRVTASDGGSIAVNARNLEMTGRSFLLAGIESGLGSNNSKAGNIDINATGTINLNSDSSIANQMLVEASGQGGNVNISASKLQVEGGAQVGAGTFGEGKGGNLTVDAQYVQVIGASADGQISGLSASAGRNSTGDAGDLTIKTNTLLLRDGAQVSAITSGKGKGGKLTVNAQDVQLIGTGADSRFPSGLSTSAQPNSTGDAGDLTIKTNTLLLRDGAQVSASTFGTGKGGNLRVDAQDVQLIGRSADNRFASSLAASAERNSTKDAGDLTIKTNTLLVRDGAQVSAGTFGAGKGGNLRVDAQNIQLIGISADSRVASSLFASAERNSTGDAGDLTIDTNTLLVRDGAQVSASTFGAGKGGNLRVDAQNIQLIGRSADNQFVSRLAASAGRNSIGNAGDLTIDTNTLLVQNGAQVSVSTFGAGKGGNLTVDAQNVQLIGTGADSQVPSGLFASTARNSTGNAGDLTMKTDTLLVQDGAAVGVQSLGTGTAGTMTLNARSIRLNNDGLLSANTRSAQVDPNSEQATININSQDLIMSRNSNIFTNATGENVIGGNINIDTDFLIAFENSDISANSANFRGGNVRINAQGIFGTQFRDRADDRTSDITATGASPEFSGTVELNTLDTDPNSGLVELPTVPVDTEVAQACTPGGSQQQSEFIITGRGGLPQNPGETLSTDAVQVNLVTLIPKADRPSTPSVSSNSTNSTPTPIVEAQSWAIDANNNVVLTANASTTTSHNSWQKTANCKS; encoded by the coding sequence ATGAATATTAGCTGGAGGAGTTGGAGTTGGCATTTAGGACTAGCAAGTTTTTTAACGACTGGAGGAGCGATCGCTGCTGGGGAAAATTGCGCCTATGCCCAAATTACCCCTGATACTACACTAGGTAGTGAAAATTCTACAGTTACATCAACAGGCACAGTTGACGCGATCGATGGTGGCGCAACCAGAGGCGCTAACCTGTTCCACAGTTTTCAAGAATTTAATGTCGGTGAAGGGCGAGCGGCTTATTTCAATAACCCAGCTGGAATTGAAAATATCCTGACTAGGGTAACAGGGGCTAATCCCTCTAATATTTTTGGAACACTTGGTGTGTCGGGGGGTAGTGCTAACCTGTTTCTAATCAACCCCAGAGGCATTATCTTTGGAGCGAACGCCCGTTTAGATGTTGGGGGATCGTTTGTTGGGACAACAGCTAATGCAATTGGATTTGGCGATCGAGGTTTTTTCAGTGCTTCAAATCCAGAAACTGCTTCATCCCTGCTGACAGTCAATCCTTCCGCCTTACTATTCAATCAAATCAAAACCGCATCCATCGAAAATAACTCAGTTGCTCCCTCCGGCTTAAATCCATCTTCTCAGTTTACTGCTGGGGGTTTACGTGTACCAGATGGCAAGAATTTGCTGTTGGTAGGCGGTGATATCAATATGAATGGTGGAGGATTGTATGCTTTTGGTGGGCGAGTCGAGTTAGGTGGGTTAGCAGGTGCGGGAACAGTTGGGTTGAATGGAGATGGTAATAATCTAAGTTTGAGTTTTCCCAATAATGTAGAGAGAAGTAATGTTTTCCTTAGCAATGGCACGAGAGTAAGAGTTACTGCTAGTGATGGTGGTAGTATCGCAGTTAATGCCCGAAATTTAGAGATGACAGGAAGGAGTTTCCTGCTTGCAGGTATAGAGAGTGGACTGGGTTCTAATAATAGTAAGGCCGGAAATATCGATATTAATGCAACCGGAACAATAAACCTTAACAGTGATAGTTCCATTGCTAATCAGATGTTAGTAGAAGCAAGCGGACAGGGAGGAAATGTCAATATTAGTGCAAGCAAGTTACAGGTTGAGGGTGGAGCACAGGTGGGTGCTGGTACATTTGGTGAGGGCAAGGGGGGGAATTTGACCGTTGATGCCCAATATGTACAAGTAATTGGTGCATCAGCGGATGGTCAGATTAGCGGCTTGAGTGCTTCTGCAGGGCGAAACTCAACAGGGGATGCGGGTGATTTGACGATTAAGACTAATACCTTACTATTGCGAGATGGAGCACAGGTCAGTGCTATTACATCTGGTAAGGGCAAGGGGGGAAAATTGACCGTTAATGCCCAAGATGTGCAACTGATTGGGACAGGCGCTGATAGTCGGTTTCCCAGTGGCTTAAGTACTTCCGCACAGCCAAACTCAACAGGGGATGCGGGTGATTTGACGATTAAGACTAATACCTTACTATTGCGAGATGGGGCACAGGTCAGTGCTAGTACATTTGGTACGGGCAAGGGAGGAAATTTAAGGGTTGATGCCCAAGATGTACAACTGATTGGTAGAAGCGCTGATAATCGGTTTGCCAGTAGTTTGGCTGCTTCCGCCGAGCGAAACTCAACAAAGGATGCAGGTGATTTGACGATAAAAACTAATACCTTGCTAGTGCGAGATGGAGCACAGGTGAGTGCTGGTACATTTGGTGCGGGCAAGGGGGGTAATTTAAGGGTTGATGCCCAAAATATACAACTGATTGGTATTAGCGCCGATAGTCGGGTTGCCAGTAGTTTGTTTGCTTCCGCCGAGCGAAACTCAACAGGGGATGCGGGTGATTTGACGATCGACACTAATACCTTGCTAGTGCGAGATGGGGCACAGGTGAGTGCTAGTACATTTGGTGCGGGCAAGGGGGGTAATTTAAGGGTTGATGCCCAAAATATACAACTGATTGGTAGAAGCGCTGATAATCAGTTTGTCAGTAGATTGGCTGCTTCTGCAGGGCGAAACTCAATAGGGAATGCAGGTGATTTGACGATCGACACTAATACTTTGCTAGTTCAAAATGGAGCACAGGTGAGTGTTAGTACATTTGGTGCGGGCAAGGGGGGTAATTTGACCGTTGATGCTCAAAACGTGCAACTAATTGGGACAGGCGCTGATAGTCAGGTTCCCAGTGGCTTGTTTGCTTCCACAGCACGAAACTCAACAGGGAATGCAGGTGATTTGACGATGAAAACTGATACCTTGCTAGTTCAAGATGGAGCTGCAGTAGGTGTGCAGAGTCTGGGAACAGGAACCGCAGGCACCATGACATTAAATGCTCGCTCTATCCGTTTAAACAACGATGGCTTACTCAGCGCTAATACACGCAGCGCTCAAGTTGACCCTAACTCTGAGCAGGCGACAATTAACATTAACTCACAAGATTTGATCATGAGTCGCAATAGCAACATCTTCACCAACGCAACAGGAGAAAATGTCATCGGCGGCAACATTAACATTGACACCGATTTCCTAATTGCTTTTGAAAATAGTGACATCAGCGCCAATTCTGCTAACTTCCGAGGCGGAAATGTACGAATCAATGCCCAAGGTATCTTTGGTACACAGTTTCGAGATCGGGCAGACGATCGCACCAGTGACATCACTGCTACTGGAGCAAGTCCTGAGTTCAGTGGTACCGTAGAACTGAATACACTCGACACTGACCCTAATAGTGGCTTGGTTGAACTGCCAACAGTACCAGTTGATACCGAGGTGGCGCAGGCTTGTACTCCAGGTGGAAGTCAACAGCAGAGCGAATTTATTATCACTGGTCGCGGCGGCTTGCCCCAAAATCCAGGTGAAACTCTCAGCACTGATGCCGTGCAGGTAAATTTAGTTACTCTCATCCCTAAAGCAGATCGCCCCTCTACTCCATCTGTTTCGAGCAATTCTACCAACTCAACACCAACTCCAATTGTAGAAGCTCAAAGCTGGGCAATTGATGCTAATAATAACGTGGTTCTTACAGCGAATGCATCCACTACCACGTCTCATAATTCCTGGCAGAAAACAGCTAATTGCAAAAGCTGA